The stretch of DNA GCTACGCTCTGGCTGCGGCGTAGGTCCGGGCTGGTTTCTCCGGAGGGGCAAGGCGTCCAAAATCCGCGTCCAGATCAAGAGCCAAAGTCGATAGGCGCCAGCCGTCGACCAGGCTTGCTCGTCGCGGCGCTGGACTCGCTGACTCGCCGCGGACCACGATGAGGTCGTTGTCCCCCCTGTTTGAGGCCGCTCGGGCTCAGATTCGCCGCTTTAACGAATGCCTCTCCGGTGTCGATCCCGCGAATTGATGGGGAGCGCGCTCGTGATGTCGGGGCGGCTCAACGCCCAAACGCTGCTAAACTGACGAAGCAGTGCGCGATCATTGGGCACATCGCCAAATCGGGCGAGGATCTTGGCGTTTCCCCCAGCGGTCGCGGACTCTCCCATTTGCGAAAATGCAACCGCACCTTGCCCCTCGCCTGCAAAATGCGAGGCGAGCGACACGGCGTGCTGCTTGCTGCGCGCCTTAATCGCGGCCTCGGCACGAAGCTCGCTCGCCTCGGTGCGCGAAAATGCCACCACAAAGAAAATGGAGATGTCGGCCATACCTCCCGCGCCTTAGCAAAACCCGGTAGCCGCTCAGTTTCGCGTCAGAGCGCGACGCCTATTCGTTACATCGGGCGCCTAAAGCCACGGTCAACTCAGTTCGCCCAGGCGGCTAGCAATAATTGATCCCGTTGAGTCTTAGGACGGGAGCCACATTAGCCAGCAAAAAAAGTAAGTCACCATCTCGTTAGAAGTCACCCATTGGAGTTACATGCCGACGCCAGGCGTAATGGATATCAAGGAGCGCTTGTGAAGCTGGGCTCACAAATCTTGTCTTCGAGCGATTCTCGGTACGGCAGTTGCGTCAGCAGCCACAAAACGCAGTAAGTGAGCCGTAACGAAACCAAATACCCAAAAAATTCGCTCAATCTGACACGGATGCAAGGATAGAGCTTGAAATTATGGCACAACTGCCCTTCGCTACGGTTGTTGTCGACCCGTCTACCCTGCACCGAGAGGGTCTTGTGCGGATCCTTAGCTCGGCCGGCTTCAACGTCGTCGCCGCGGCCGCGAGCATCGCGGAGGTTGTGCACGGCTTGGTCGAGCATCGTCAATCCATCTTGCTCGTTCTCCGTGTGAGCAGCGATCAAGATCCCATGGTCGCGCAAATTCAGCTCTTCCGGAAACAGCACCCGGCCGCGCGCATCGCGCTGCTGCATGACCACGGTCAATTGAGCAACGTCAACATCATCGCCGCTTTCCAAGCCGGCATTGACGCTTACTTCGTGGAGCCGAGCCATAGCACTTTGATCAAGAGCCTCGAATTGGTGATGCAAGGCGACGGGATGCCGGCGCGCGCCGCGTTTAGACGATCGAAGAAATCCGAGCATGTTGTGCCGGTTCAATCGGAAACACAGGGCGACACGATACCATCACCCTCGGATCCTTCCGAGCTCGCCAAAGGGCGGCCGAAGCGATGAATGCCGACTTGGCCGACAGAGCCTTCGCGAAGAAGAGGCATCATCGGCGGAGCAAGCGCACGCCGGCCGGAGAGACCGACCGCCAAGGGGCAACGACGGCGAAGACGACTCACGAGCGCGATGACAAAGGAAAGTGACCGGGTGCTTGCGCCATGGCCAGGATTTGTTGCTTACTACCGGGTCAGCACGGCGAAACAGGGCGCATCGGGCCTTGGCCTGGAAGCGCGGCGCGCCACGGTCGAGCGCTATCTGAACGGCGGCAAGTGGCACATCGTTGCCGAGTTCACCGAGATCGAGAGCGGGCGCAACAGCGATAGGCCCGCCCTGGCGCTGGCGCTCGCCGCTGCCCGCCTTCATCGCGTCCCGCTTGTCCGTCGCCAAGGTCGACCGGCTGACCCGGTCTGTGGCCTTCCTGAGCCGCTTGCTTGAGGCAGGCGTAGACGTGCGCTTCTGCGATCTCCCCCAGATGGAGTGCGCTAAGCCGCCACCGGCGCCTTGTCCTGCCGCTCACCCGTCGCGACGCTCTCGCAAATGCGCCATACGGCGCTCGGCACCGAAGGACCGCAATGGGTCGGTTCCGGCCGTTCGGCGGTGGCCAATCTCGAACGTCGCCACAGGGCACATATACGACGCGTAATTTTGAACGCTTGTTGAGTCTCCGCACAAGTTGGGGTTGATGCTCGCGCAGCGCGCGGCCAGTTCGGCCCGTGTTGCATTCCCACCTGTGTCCAAAGCAGCAGGCCACCCTCGATGATGCCGAAGACGACGGCGAAGTATGCAGGCGCTGTGAGTGCAAACCGGCCCCCCGCGCGTTTCGAAGGAACCGTCGCAGGATCATTGGATGCGCACCGTCGCCTGTGCCACGACAATTTTTTGACCAGCTTGTGGCCCGGCCCGACGCTCACGCTGACCGCACGAGCCTGCTTTCCGGCCTAACTAGCCCAGGCGAGCGGGTGAAAAAAAAGAGTCTCCAGAGCACCGCCGCGGCCAAGCCTTCCAGCTATGCGAGAGGCCATCTTGAATCAGCTCTTCATAACCATCACGCGGCGATGTCCCCACTGCAAAGCACTAACCAGCCCTAATCTGCCAAAGTAGTGTTAGGGCAAAGGAACAAGCGGCGGCCAGATCAGACCGTCCAGCGAGACAGAGGAACACGCGACGCCGTCCACGCCCACGACGATGGCCATGATCCCGATGTCGATGGTGACGGCCGTCACGCCTCCGAGTGGGCTGAGAGGGATGGCGGAGAGCACCGGCAGCAGGGGTGTCCAGGCTCCCCCGGCCACCGCGCGTGTCGCGGCGCGCAGGACACCCTGCTTGTCCACCCCAAGCGCCACGAAGTTTTGGCCAGCCCGTCCAAGACCGACGGGGCCGAAGGTGTCGATGGCGACGCTCGGGTCCACTTCGATCGGCGCGTCGACGGTCCTTGTCGCCGGGTGGATCGTCGTGGCCCGCAGCGAGCCGTCCGTGCCGACCGCGGCCGCGAGGAGCACATCCCCCATGGCCAGCAAGGCCGGCCGCGCGCCCGGATCGAAGGCGACACCGGAGGATTCGGTGAACCGCGGCGACCACCCCGTGCCTATCGTGGCGGGGAAGGTCCCGGTGAACCAGCTGAGGCCGCCGCCGTCCTCGATCGTGACGATATCCGCCTGCCCGGCGGCCCGGCTGACGATCGTCGGGCCGGCGACCCGCCGGTATGCACCGACATTGTCCAGGACGAGCGGCGCGGACGTCCCGGCGAGCAGGACGTCCGGATCGCCGGTGATCACCACAAGGCGCCCTTCGGGGCTAATCGCCGCAAGGACGACGAGGTTCAGGAACGGACGCACGGCGGCGATCGCCCGACCCTGGGCCGCGGCGGTGAACGGGGCGATGGGTCGGGTGACGTCGCCGGCCTGATTGAGCGAGTCCCAGAAGATATGGTGGATCCCCAGCGGTCCGCTGAGGAAGGCATCGAACACCAGGCGGGCAATCGGGTCGACCTCGTCGCTGGAGGTAACGGCGGGCTGCGCGGCGGTCAGTTCGAACAGGTCCGATGGCGCCGGCGTCGGAATCGGCTGGCCCCAGCCGGTGAGCAGGGTGAATTGCCGCCGCACCAGATGGTTGTCAGCGTCGAGATGCACGATCAACAACGCGTTCCCGCCGATCGCCGCGGCCCCGATAGGCAGCACCCGCACCAGCCCCCGGGCGCGTGAAATCTGGCGCAGATCCGGCATGGAGCCGATCTTGGCCCCGAGGGGGTCCCCTGGGAGGGTGCCCAGCGACGCCGAGCCGAGCAGCCTGCGAACGTCCGCCGGCGCCAGGGTCGCCTGGGTCGACGCCAGGGTCATGGCCTGCAGCGAGGCGGCGACGCCCGCCACGATCGCCGACGCGCCGGAGGTCCCGCCGAACGCCTGAAGCGCGGTGGCCGAAGAACTCGACGGCGCCACGATCCTGCTGCCCGCCGCGAAGCAGTCGACTCGGCTTCCGAACGAGGAGAACGTTCGCGACCAGCTGTCGAGCAGCGGCGGGGTGAGTTCTCCGGCTCCGACCACTATGGCGCCGGAGTCGACGAAGGCCGGATTTCCCGGCCGCGTGTGGGCGAGGAAGGGAAATGCATCGAGGTTGACTCCACCGTTTCCCGCCGGTTCGATCACCGTGACGCCGCGCCGGGTGGCCAGACCGATGGCAACCTGAACGGCGGGATCGGCCTCGACAAGGATGTCGGCCCCGGCCGTGGGGGGCGCGAAGAACGGCTGGGCGATCTCGAGCAGCAGCACGTCGCCGCTGGACAAAGCCCTGGCCGCGAACAGGATGGCTTGGGCCAGGCTGTTGGGGGCGACGCCCGCGCCGCGGTTTTCCGTGACCAGGTCGAACTCGGCGTTGGGAACGATGCCGACCGTGCCGACGCCGTTGTCGCCGCTCACCAGGATGCCGGCGACGGCGGTCCCGTGATCGACCTCGTCGGAGCCGAACACGGACAGCTTGCGGATGTTCGCCGCCACCAGCTCCTCATGGTCGAGACGCCATCCGCCTTCGATGTCGGCGACCCGGGCGCCGTCGCCGGCCCCGCCGGCCACCTGCCACACGTAGATCGCGTCGACGCCGTTTGGCGCCGGCTGGATCTGCAGGGTCCGGGCGGCGTCCGGATTGGTGCCATAGGAGATGTTCGCCGCCACGAACACCTTGGTCCTCCTTCTGGCGAAGACCACCATGGGAAGCGCCTGGGCCGCCGCGACCAGCGCGTCCGCCACCGCCTCGTCGCACGCGAGGGTGAACCAGACGAAGGGGTCGGGCGGCTCGTCCCCGCCCATCCGGACCGCACTCACCAGATCGGCGAGATCCTCGACGGGAACCTGGTCGAAGAGCGGAACCAGGGTCTGGCCAGGGAATGTCCCGACCAACGCCTGCCACGCATCGTTGAAGACCGGGTCGAGGCTGGGGTCGAGCAGCGCCGCCTCGGCGCCTGGGGCGTAGGGCAGCCCCAGACCGTCGATGAGCTGGAGGTCGACGGACGCGGTCATCTTACGGGCCTCCGCCTTTGTTCGCGGGCTCATCCTCGGCGAACACGTCGAAGCGCAGGTGCGACACCGGCGGTCCCGCCACCGGCGCGGCGCTGCGTTCGACCCACAGCACCGGCCGGCCGGCCGTGTCGCGGGCCAGCATGGCGCGCCGGCGCAGGAGGACGCCGTTGCTTGGGATCGCATCGGAGGCAAGCTGATGACCGCGCCCCGCGCCGGCCCCCGAGGGGCCGCCGATCAGGCGGGAGACCGGTCCGGGACGATGCTTCGGATAAGGCCCCGTGAGGTCGGCGAGGATCCCCTGGCGCCAGCCACCCGAGCGCCCGTCGCCGGCGCCGGAATCCGTGGCGGCGGTCACAAGGCCGCCGCCTGGCTGGGGATCGCCCAGGCGAAGGCGCTGATAGGGATGCCATCCATTGGGCAAGGTCGTGGACGGCAGATAGCGGAACGCCCGCGTGCCCGTTCGCGTGGTCTCCGCGACGGCGGCCGCGGTCTCGGCGTCGCGGAGCAATTGCAAGCCGTCGGCGCGAAGCTCAACGGCCCAAGCCAGGTTGGCGTCTTCGTCGACGCCGATCAGGATCTCGTCGAGCAACGGTCCTTGCTGCGGAGCGACCGCCACCGGCCACACCAGGAGCTGGGATTCCGGCAAGCCCGCGGTGTGGAACAACGACCAGGCCCCAGGACCCGACGCCGCCGGGGTCGTCAGGTTCCAGACCTCGCCGAAGCTGTCGCGCACCGTGACCCCGGCGAGCGTCACCAGCACGCCGCTCGATGGGGCGGAGGCGGAATCGGCGGGTGGCGGCACCGGGAAGGTGAACCAGTGGTCGCCGTGTTCGAGGACCAGATCGAACAGCAACATCGTCGCGAAGTGCGAACGGTCCGGCGCGAAACCGCCGATGTCCACCGCATGGTCCTCGAGCTGCCACCAGCGGGGCTTGGGCGCGCCGGGATAGTCGAGCCTGCCCGGGATCACCTCGCGTTTCATGGCGACGGGACGTGGGCGGGTCCTCGGCCGCGTATCGGGTTCGCCGTCGACGGTGAACCAGTCGACGTCGCCGCCCGTGTGGCCGCGCACCCGCAGCGCCGCCCCGCCGGCTTCGAAGGATGCGCCATAGTCGAGCTCGGAAGAGGACCAGCGGTCGGCCGGCGGCGAGGGGACTTCCGCCCAGATGGCGTTTCCCGCGAGCCTTCCGTCCAGGAAGGCGGCTCGCCCATCCACCTCCAGCGCCAGCTGTTCATAGGGCGGCGGCAGCCGGCCGAACTGGAAACGGGTGCGGGCGTCGGCGTCGATCAGAGGGGCGGCCGCCCTGCCGAGCCGCACACGACGCCCGATTGTCCACCAGTCTCCCGGCTCGGCTTCGAGCAGCGCCTCGGCCGGGATCATCGTCGGATCGAGATCCGGCCGCGAGCGGTCGTAGGTGATCGGCGCGTGCTGCGGCGCGGCCGTCACCACCACGGGCGCGGAGAGGTCCTCGCCCTGGTGCTCGCCGAGCTGCCATTGGCGGGTGAGAAACCATATCGGGTCGGCGACGCGCGCGCGCAGGCCTTCGTCGGTGTCCGGGCGCCCCGGTTCGAGGATGAGATAGGCCGGATTGGTCATGGCGGCCATCCGTCGAGGAAATTGCGGGGCGGACTGGCGCTCACCAAGGCGGTGGACGTCGCATAGGCCAGCGTCGGCTCGGCGATCTGTCGCGGCGCCCGCGCGTGGGCGAGTTCGCGGGTCTCGAGCACGACCTCGAGAAGGCCGGCGTTGTCGAGGCGCCGCGAGGGGTCGGGCGGCACGGCGGCCAGCACCGCCTGCGGCGCGCGCGACTTGGGTGCGTTGAACCCGAACGCGGCCGTGGTGGCGTGCCGCCGGCTCGGCACCGAATCGGTCCACCCGTCCAGGGCGGCGATCGCCACGTTCGGTCCATTGTCGTCCACCCCGGGCCCGTAGGCCGCCACCACCGGACCGGACGCGTGCCATGGATCGATCGAGGCGTCGGGCGCGGCCACCGCGCCGGGCCAGTTCGGCAGGGCCGCATCGAGCTGGTGCGCGTCGAGCGAAGCCAGCCGCGGCCGCACGGCGGCGACGATCTCCAGCCACTGGGCGTCGAGATCGGGGCTCGGGCGAAGGGTGGGAAGGAGGGCGCGCGCCACGATCGGCAGGACTGGAAGGTCGGGCCGGCCCGCGACCACACGGATCGCCCGCCTGACGGCGTTGATGAAGGTGTCGGGCGGGGCCGGGCCACCTCCGCCGGCCGGAACCATCGACGCCGCCGTCGACAGCCGGTCCGCCAAGGCCGCAAGCCCGTAGGCCAGCAGTTCGGCCGCGGTGGGCGCCATGTCGCCGGGATCGGCCGGGGGGACCACGGCAAGGTCGATAGCCCAGCGGGCGGCAGCGGCTTTGATCGTCAGCTCCGAGCCGGCGGTGTTCGGATCGAGGGCGGCCAGGTCGTCGAGCGCCGCCTGCGCCAGGGACGCCACCCGGGCCAGCCGGTCGCCGAGGTCCTGGGCCATGGCGCGGCGGAGATTGGCGTCGGCGAGACTGTCCAGCCCCTCGTAGGCCCCGCCGGTCAGGGACGGGATTGGCGGCTCGTTCTCACCGCCGCCGAGGATGGCGCCGAAGCGGTCGCGCCGTTCGCGGCCCGGGGTGTCGGCGGCGTCGATCGCCCCTGCGCCGAGCTCGGCGTCCAGGGCGGCGGCGTAAGCCGGATCGGCCGCCCTCGCCGGATCGGCGTCGCGGCCAGCCGACGCATTGCCGGGAAGCAGCAGCGCCCAGGCGCTCACCCGAACGGTCGTCGCCTGCCGGGGCGTGCGGATCGCCCGCAGTTCAGGCGGCGCGCCGAGCCCGGCGGCCGCCTCCATCGCCGCATTGGCCAGATCGGCGTGGCCCGTCACCAGGGCATAGGCTCCGTCGGCCAGCAGCAGGTCGCCATAGGTGTCGAGCACCGTGTCGAGCGGCGCCAGGCGTTGGGCCAGGTCGGCCGGCAGGGTTCCTTGCCGCGCCGCCTGCAGGACCTTCTGGCCATCGCAGACCCGCCGCTCCTGCTGGTCGGCGGCAAGAGGATAGCTCTTGCGCAGCATCCGGACGGTGTCCCAATCCCCGGCCGCCTTCTCCACCTCCAGGCCCAGGGCCTCATAGGGATGCAGCCCCAGCCGCACCCGCTCGGCGAGCGCCACCGTCGCCCGGACCTTTGCCGAGTCGATCGCCAGGTTCCACCGGTCGCTCCCGGGGTAGCGCACGGCGGCGTCGCGAAGCAGCGCCGCGGTGAGCGCCTGGGCTGGCGAGGGAGCATGAAGCAGGCCGGCCCGGGTGGGCCCTGGCGCCAGCGGGCCGCCGGGACCGCCGGCGTAGGGCGCCGGGGCGTCGACCCAACCATAGGCGCCGAGGCGGAAGGGGGCGCCGCCGGCGATCATGCCTTGCAGCCGGCGTTCGGCGATGCCGGTGAGCCATGGATCCACCCGGAACGCGGCCGTGTCGAGGGCGGCGAGCACCGCCCGGAAGAGCTGGCCGGACATCGAGGCCCACAGGTCCGCGAAGACCTCGAGCGCCTCCTGCACCTCGCGGAATCGGGCGCCGAGCACGCGACCGTTGGGATCGGCTCCCGCTCGCAACTCCGCCACCGCCGCGTCGCTCCCCTGGAACAAGGCTGCCAGGTAGGCTGGCTCGTCGTCCCAGGGCAGGTTCTGGTCCAGGGAAATCGGGGTTCCGGCTCGCAACCGATTCACCGCGTCGCCGATCACCGCGCGACCATCGATCAAGGCCTCGCGGAACAGATGTCCGACGAGGCCGAGCTTCGCCTGGCTGCCGAACAGCGGCTCCGGGTCCATGACGCACATCCGGCGCAGTTGCTCGACGTCCTCCATCTGGTCGGAAGGCGGCCCGGGAACCGACCCAAGGCCGGGGGCGCGGCCGACCGGAGCGAGCGGCGCGGCCACATTGCGCAGCGCCAGGGCCGTTGTATCGTCCCAGGTGGTGTCCAGCGGGCGCATGCCCGCCAGCGCACGCAACGCCTGCAAGCCGTAGCGGTCGGCCACCGCCCTCACGTTCCAATGTCGGCTCGGGGCATGCAGTCCGAGCACGTCCAGCATGCCGCGGATGTCCTCGCCCACGACCCGCCCGCGCTTCGCCCTGGCTTCGGCCGCGGCGCCGGCGCGCCATTTGAGGGTCCAACGCCGAATCCTTGCCTCTATGGCCGCCATAGGGTCGCCGGCTTCGTCGATCCACGACCCGAAGGCCGAGGTCGGAACGAGGCCGTAGGGCTGTTCACCGACCCGGAAGGCGGGGCGAGGGCCCTCGACGGCGAGATTGCGCATGGCCCATCGCGCCAGGTCGATCTCGCGACCGCCCGCCCCGGTGACATCGCGCAGGGACCGCCCCCACAGCACCGGCCACAGGCCCTGCACGGCGAGCGAGCCAGGGCCGAAGTAGTCGAGATCGCCGCCCAGCATGGGCAGGGCGGACGGGGGCGTCCGGCCGCTGAGGCCTTTGAGCAGGGCGGAGGTCGACAGTTGCGTCGCGGGGTCGATGTGCAGCAGGGGAAAGATCGACTGCGCATGGTCGCCGAAATCCGTGGTCGGCTCGCCGGCCACTGTGTTGGTCGGCGTCCCCGGCGCCAGCACGGCCAGGCGTCCGGTCGCGTTGTGCGCGTCGACGAGCTCGGCGGCGTCCCTGTCGCCGATCCCCAGGACGACGAGCGCCTCGAGGGTCGGCGGCGTCGCCCCGATGTCCAGGTCCACGCCAAGACCCACTTCGACCGCCCGAGGGTAGGACAGCCACCAGGTCTGGGGCAGGACGCCGGCGGACAGCCGCGGCATGTCGTTGAACTGCAGCACGTCGAGGTCCTTGCCGATGGCGGCGACGTCGGGGGCCAGCGTCGTGGCAAGCTGCCGGACGCCGTCGGCGTGGACCAGCCAGACCTCGAGGCGGGCCGGCAAGCCGGCCGGCCCGTGCACCGCGAACGGGACGTGCTCGGCCTCCCCGGCGCGGTCGACGCTAGCGACGCCTCCGGCGCCCGGGACGACATGCGCCCGCCAGAGGCCGAGCGCCCGGCTGGCGCCGACCGCCGCCGCGAATGAGGCGAAGGCGTCGGCTTCCGACAGCGCCGGGGCGGCCGACATCCGGCTCACGGCCTCGGTCAGGCGGTCGAGTTCAGCGGGTGTCGGCGGGGCGAACACGCGGCGAATCGAGAACTCGTCGGGATAGATCCGCAACCGCAGCGTCCATTGGTCCCCACCGTCCGGACGCTCCGCCGGCGGCACGAACCGCGTCTCGAGCCGCAAAGGGGCGAGCACCTCGACGGTCGTCATGGGAGCTGTCCGAGGAGCGGGCCGATCAGCACGCGCACCGGCACGGCGAAGTGCTGCAAGGCGAAGTTGGAGGACGTGCCGTCCAAGGCGAGGGGGTGGGGAACGGCGGGCGAGGCTGCCTTGTGGTAGAAGCGGTAACCCGCCGGCGGCTCCTCGAGCACCACCCAATGCGTCTTGAGGGCTTCCGGCGGCAGCTTGAAGCCGAAGAAGGTGATGTCGGGGCCGATCGTTCCACTGAACGTCGGGGGCTTGTGCTTGTTGGGGTCGAGGCCGGCCGACGCCGGGGGCGGCGTCCACGGCGGATCGGCGGGATAGAGATAGACGACGGTGGCCGGGTAGCGGCGGAACAGCGAGGTGCGGAAGGCCACCACCGCCTCGGCCGCCCGGCCCGCCGGGGCCATGGGCGCGCCGCCGAGCGCCGTCGCCTCCGGCCACGTCCTGATCGGCAGGATGTCGAACTCGCCGGACGCCCTCTGCCAGAACTTGCGAAGCGGCGACCATCGGCTCGCCAGCGGAATATTGCGCCACCGCAGCTCGCCGGTGGCCTGGTAGTTGGCCCCGACCAGCAGAGATTCGACGAACACGGGGTTCGTCGCGAGAGCAACCACGTCTCCGTCGACCAGGTCGCCCGCGCCGGGCAGCATCCAGTCCGGAGATCGCGCGGCGAGGAAGCTCCAGAGAGGCAGGTCCAGCTCCGGCTCGATCTCCACCGGCCCAATATGGGTGACGCCAGGCAGGGTCGACAACACGCGCCTGACCGCCGGGGGACGGGCCACGGTGGGATCGACGGCGGCCGTCACGACGGCGGCCAGCTTGTCGAGATCGACGGGATTGCACGGCTCGCGTGGCGCATGCGTCCTCATCCAGCCGGGCCATTCCAGGAGCGATTGGTCCGCGTCGGGGAAGGGCCCGGCGTTCGGGAACCGGGCGATCGCCTCGGGATCCGGCCTCCCGTTCGGCCCCGGGGCCAGGGCGCGGAGCGCCGCCGCCAGTTTTCCCGGGCTGGACGCGGGGTCGAGAGCCTGCAGGATGCGTTCGGCCTGGACGTCGTCGCCGCGCGCAGCGTCGAACACCAGCCTCCTGATGGTCTCGTCGCGATTGACATCGCCACGGCGGATTTCCGCCGGGTCATGGGCTTCGGGGCAGACATTGGCCGCGATCAGCACGTCGCCGAATGGGGCGACCCCGCCCCGGGTCAGGGCGGTGCGCGCGGGACCGGGACGCAGGGCGCGGCGCGCCGCGGATGACAGCAGCGCACGGGTCAGGTCGGCGGTTCGCCCGGCGACCTGGTCGAGCACCGAGGCGCCCGTGGTCGTCGCCAGCCGGCCGAGGGTTGGGGACAGAAGGGCGAGCCGGTCCACGGGCCGGGCCGGGAGCCTGCGACGCCAGAGTGAACGGCTCGCCTCGATCCCCAGCGCCACGTGGCCGATGCGATCGCGCGCGATCGCCAGGTCGCCCGCCTTGGCGGCGGCCGCGTCGCTGATGCGGTCCTGCCAGCTAATGGCCGTCCACGCCCCGAGCCCGGCGGCGCCCCGCAGACGGGGATCGCTGCGCAGTTGATCAATCCAGCCGCGCGCGGCCGGCTCCCCGGCGGCGTTGGCGTCGGAGAACGGCGCGTCGTAACGCGGGGCGGTCACAACCGCTCGCCCGTCGGGG from Rhizobiales bacterium GAS188 encodes:
- a CDS encoding Resolvase, N terminal domain; this encodes MLAPWPGFVAYYRVSTAKQGASGLGLEARRATVERYLNGGKWHIVAEFTEIESGRNSDRPALALALAAARLHRVPLVRRQGRPADPVCGLPEPLA
- a CDS encoding Subtilase family protein encodes the protein MTASVDLQLIDGLGLPYAPGAEAALLDPSLDPVFNDAWQALVGTFPGQTLVPLFDQVPVEDLADLVSAVRMGGDEPPDPFVWFTLACDEAVADALVAAAQALPMVVFARRRTKVFVAANISYGTNPDAARTLQIQPAPNGVDAIYVWQVAGGAGDGARVADIEGGWRLDHEELVAANIRKLSVFGSDEVDHGTAVAGILVSGDNGVGTVGIVPNAEFDLVTENRGAGVAPNSLAQAILFAARALSSGDVLLLEIAQPFFAPPTAGADILVEADPAVQVAIGLATRRGVTVIEPAGNGGVNLDAFPFLAHTRPGNPAFVDSGAIVVGAGELTPPLLDSWSRTFSSFGSRVDCFAAGSRIVAPSSSSATALQAFGGTSGASAIVAGVAASLQAMTLASTQATLAPADVRRLLGSASLGTLPGDPLGAKIGSMPDLRQISRARGLVRVLPIGAAAIGGNALLIVHLDADNHLVRRQFTLLTGWGQPIPTPAPSDLFELTAAQPAVTSSDEVDPIARLVFDAFLSGPLGIHHIFWDSLNQAGDVTRPIAPFTAAAQGRAIAAVRPFLNLVVLAAISPEGRLVVITGDPDVLLAGTSAPLVLDNVGAYRRVAGPTIVSRAAGQADIVTIEDGGGLSWFTGTFPATIGTGWSPRFTESSGVAFDPGARPALLAMGDVLLAAAVGTDGSLRATTIHPATRTVDAPIEVDPSVAIDTFGPVGLGRAGQNFVALGVDKQGVLRAATRAVAGGAWTPLLPVLSAIPLSPLGGVTAVTIDIGIMAIVVGVDGVACSSVSLDGLIWPPLVPLP